The DNA region TAGTCACATCCGAAAATTCCCCTGTATCCGCTTCTGCCCAGGACACGGCCCACCATCCTGGTATGCTCTTTTATCTCCAGCTGATCCTTGTACGGCAGGACCGAAGGAAAGGTCGAGCCCCTGAACATGTTTCCGCCTTCTATTTCCTGGTCGGCAATGGCCGCAATAAAGACATCGTCCTCGTTACCCACCACTCCCAGGACCGTGGGATCATGTTCATGAGGGACGTATCTGCTGATGAAATAAGTGGACTGAGGCAGGGGCAGCCTTGAATTCAAATCAGACATGGACCGGACAATAAAACTGTTGGTACCAGCCGCTGAATAGGGCTGGGAAACAAAAACACCTTCGGTCCACTCTGCCAGGGCTGATGTGGTTCCCTGAACCATCTCCCCGACCCCGCTGCAGACCTTGTAGTCTATGACCGGCACAGCATCCTTAAGCATCTGCAGCTGGTAAAGCTTGTTATTCCACATGCTGGCCACCTGTCCACCCGGACCCAGAAGCACCACCCCTGGCATCCTGGTAAAGGAAAGTTCAGGCAGGGACTCAAAAACATGCACATACAGCCTGCCCTGCTTACGGACCAGCATCCGAACCAGTTCCAGGACTGTTGATGAATAGGATACCACACCGGCAAAATCTCCGGCTGACATCCTGCAGCTGAATTTCTTGCTGGTCTGAGCATAAAGGCTCCTGGCCAGGGGGTTAATGACCAGGACATTCTTATGCGGATATGATTCCATCACATCAGGGAGGATGGAAATATAATCAAATTTCTTGTTGTGGATTCTGGCGAGATTCTCTTTGACAAACTGATTGAGAGCGTCGGTCTTGATTTCTCCGATGTACAGAAAATAATTCGTATCATCTTCCAGCTTGAGGTCCGAAAAAAGAACATCTTCTTCATCAGAAAACATGCCCAACCCTCCGGGGATTGACAATTTTGCAAAATCCCAGCATGACGATCATACAATTTCGTCTAATGGATATGCTGAACCTGACCATCCATTCTGACATCGCTGCAATAACAAAACAAATTCAAGCGCTTACCTTAAAAATCTACCTGTTTATCCGGCCTGCATAATACCTGCAACTTAGAACCCCATCAACCATTCTTAAGGAGGTGACCGCTCCTTAAGCCAGCCTCATCCCAAGCCCCTCCCCCCGTCCTGCCAGCAGGTGCAGAGCTGATTTTGCAGGACTTTTCTAAAAGACATCCTGAAATGTCAATGAAAAAAACTGCCAGCATCTCCAGTGGGACTCCTGATAGTTTCAACCCAGGCTCCTGGCCATGGTTTGACATGAATGAATAATTATCTATAATTTACTCTGTTTATTTGCCACACCTTCAATTTTCGAGCCAGCTTCAGTTGGGAGTCGGCCAGCATGGCCGCAACACTTCTGGTACCAATCTGGTACCCGGCTAAAACAGATTAATCAGGCCATTGGTGCCATTCAAAGAAAACCAGGCAGGACCCGGAGTCTGCCCTGACTGGGACCAGGATCCTGTTCAGGCCAGCAGTCCTTAACACCTTATAATGGAGGAAAACCATGAACCGTCCCAAGTACATAAATGAGATCTCCAAGGTCGGACAAATACCTGAAAAAGAACTGGAGGACCTTGCTCCGGTCATGCAGAAATTCGAGTTCAGGTCCAATGATTATTACCTGTCCCTGATCAATTGGGATGATCCCAATGACCCCATTAAAAGAATCATTATCCCCTGCCAGGAGGAGCTCGATCAGTGGGGAAAACTGGACCCGTCCAATGAGAAAAAATATTCCAAAATGCCCGGACTTCAGCATAAATATCTGAGCACAGCCGTATTTCTGGCCAGTGACACCTGCGGGGGCTACTGCAGGTACTGCTTCCGCAAAAGGCTTTTCATTTACCCTGAACAAAGAGAAGTCCTGACTGATTACCAGGCAGCCCTAGACTATGTCCGCTCCCACCCCGAAATCAACAACGTCCTCATAACCGGGGGTGACGGACTCATGCTGTCCACAGCCAGACTGGAAGAGCTGATAAGCAGTCTGCGCACCATTAAGCATGTCAAAATCATCAGAATAGGAACCAAGCTTTTATCCTATGATCCCTACCGGGTCATCAATGATCCCGGACTGATAAAACTGGTGGAGGAATACAGTCTGCCCCACAAAAGAATCTATTTCATGCTCCATTTTTCTCATCCCAGGGAAATCACCCAGGTCAGTCTGGAAGCCTGCAACCGGCTGATCAAGGCCGGCGGTATTCTCTGCAACCAGACCCCCATGCTCCGGGGGGTAAACGACGATCCCCAGGTAATGGGAGAACTCTTCAACCAGCTTTCGTACATGGGAATTGCACCTTATTACATCTTTTTATGCAGACCTACAGTGGGCAACCTAACCTACGCCGTCCCAGTGGAAGAAGCCTTTCATGTCTTTCAAACGGCCAGAGGAATGTGCTCAGGGCTTGGAAAAAGAGCCAAACTGGCCATGTCCCATGCCGAGGGCAAGATTGAAGTAGTGGCCATGACTGATGAAAACATAATTTTTCGAATCCACCGGGCCGCTGATCCCGATGACAGCGGAAAAGTTTTTATCTGCAGACGGAATCCCAGTGCCTACTGGTTTGACGACTACAGAGAAATCCTGGAAACCATCCATCATCAGGACCTGGGGTATTGACCTAAAAAAACCCGGTCCTCCAAGCTTAAGGACCGGGTAACAACTATCAACCGCAGCTGACAGAAATCATTCTCAATTCTGCTTCAGCAGTCTCTCCATTCGATCTCTGTTGAACCCGTTTATCCTCATCCCATTGATGATCACCACCGGTGTTCCAGTCAAACCCATATCCCTCATGATCTTCATCTGGCGGGCCAGCTCATCCTGGTGTCTGGTCTGAAGGAGAAACAGCACCTCTTCAGGGGAATCGGTAAAGACATTGAATTGCTGATTAAAAAGGGAAATAACATCCAGGTCGGGGTTGCCAATAATCTGGTCCCTGTCCATCATATAGGCGAAATCAACCACATCCTGATAAAGGTCTTCATCTTTGTATTCCATCATAAGCAAAGTCAAAGCCATTGAACCTGAGTCGGGATCAATGGGAAAGTGGGCAATCCTGAATTCGTCAATCCAGTCTTTCTGGTCCAGGAGATGGGTATAAGCATGCCGGCAATAGGGGCAGAACGGATCGCTCAGAAAAAGCACCTGGGCAGTTCCAGAACCTTTAAAAAGAAGGTCTCCCACTCCGGGGTCCCCTTCGATTCTGTCCAGTTCATCCAATGCGTCCTGATGCAAAGACTCTCCAGTTCCCAGATCAACAAAAGATCCATCCAGCTGAACAGTTCCGGTCTCATCAACAATCAGGTCCACAAGCTGCTTTCGGCCGGTTTCCGGCTCAAACAAGGCCATTCTCACTGCATATAGGGGCAGGACCTGACCACTGACCACTAGCTCGAACCGGATCTTGCGTTCCAGAGTCATATTTTTCACACTAATGGCCTCAGGATCTCCTCCTCTCTCAACAATGATTCCCTGAAATCTGTCAAGCACATTGGTAATCAGCACGTCTTCCTGCAGCCCGGCATTAAGCTTGGAGCCAAGTCCAAGGATTATGCAAAAAGCAAAAAATAAAATCTTTTTCATCTGACCTCCATGATCATATTCATCACTGATTTTCTTCAGGACAAGGATTGCAATTAACTGCCCTCTACCAGCAGTATGGACTCCAGGGATGGGGACTCCAGGGATGGAAATGCCGGTCCTGGCAAAAGGGACCAGGGCCGCAGGAATCGTAACAGGACGTAACGGCTTTCCTCATATCCCACAGGCGAAGATGCTGCACCTGGATAAGCGGATACACATAAGTCCGCTCCCCAACCAAGCCCTCTTTTTGACCGGATATGTTTCCAATAACTGTTAACTCACGCCCTTGGCCATAAATTGCCGGGTCCATGAAACCCGAATGCCTTATCATGAACCGGCCAAGAGATCTATCCAGATCTCTTGGCCTCTTCTGAAAGTCAAGCTCTGTCTGCCTGACAATGATCAGGGTGTCCCCTGGTTTGACAATAGCCTCAACAATCACCCCGCCCAGGATAACAGTTTTTCCCACAAATCGTCCCGGGTCTTCCAGCACATGCTTGAACCTGATCTCTCTTTGCACCTCATCCATGGCCTGCCGGGAAAAGGGTGAGCATCCAACAGCACAGACCAGCAACAAAAAAAGAAGATAAAAAAATCGCTGGCTCATCTTAGAATCCCACCCCAACACCTGCACCCACACCACCGCTTCCACCGCCAACTCCAATCCCCAGCCGGGGACTTCTGGACAAGCTGCTGATCTGCCACAGGTGGTGTTCCACCGCCATAATCACTGGATAAACATATTCCATTTCACCCAGGGGCCGGACTTCTTTCCCTTCCACCTGTCCGGCCACAGTCACCAGTCTGCCCGGAGCGTAGACCGATGGATCCAGGAATCCGGGGAAAAAGACCAGAAAGCGACCACCTGACTCATCCCCGGTCAACGGCCTTTGTCGGATATCCAGGGGATGCTCCAGGATCTCCACCCAGGTCTCCCTCTCCAAGGGGACTGTATTGAGGATCCTTCCCCCTAAAACCAGAGTCTTGCCCTTCATGACGCTGATATTCTGCCGGAGGTCAGCAAAGGATACACTTTGATCAACAGTTTTCATAACCGGCCCGGATATGACCGGGGCACAGGAAGGCAGCAGCAAAAAAAGGCCCATCAAGACAAGCATCATCCTGATCATCTCCGTCCTCCTTGTGCAGATCTACTTTGCGATCCGGACCAGACTTTAGCAGGCAATAATCACAAACAATAAGCCTGCCAAAGACCTTGCCCGGACTTATTATTCCCTGGGCCTTGAACTGTGTCTCTTGGAAGCGGAAAGCTCAGCCTTCCGGAGGCGGATGGACTTGGGAGTAACCTCCACCATTTCATCCGCCCGGATAAAGTGGAGGGCCCTCTCCAGGGTCATGGGCAGAACCGGGGGCAGCACAATGGCATCATCCTTGCCGGAGGCCCTGATGTTGGTAAGCTTTTTTTCCTTGGAGGCATTAACATTCAGATCACTCTCCCGGTTGTGCTCTCCTATGATCATTCCCTCATAAACCGGTTCACCCGGGGAGATAAACAGGTTTCCCCTGGCCTTGAGATTGGAGAGAGCATAAGGTACAGCCGCTCCTGCCCGATCAGCCACCAGGGATCCCATGAACCGGGTAGGGAAATCTCCTCTGAATTCATCATATCCGCTGAAATAGGAATTCATGATCCCTGTTCCCTTGGTATCTGTCAGAAATTCATCCCTGTAGCCGATAAGGCCGCGGGATGGGATACTGAACTCCAGCCTGACCCGGCCGGTATCGTGGTTGACAAGATTGATCATGCGTCCCTTGCGCAGGGACAATTTTTCCGTAACCACCCCCACAAAGGTTTCGTCGCAATCCACGAACAAATGTTCCATGGGTTCCAGCTTTTTTCCACCCTCAAACTTGTAGATCACTTCCGGCCGGCCCACACTGAGTTCAAACCCCTCCCTGCGCATGGTCTCAATGAGAATGGCCATCTGAAACTCACCCCGCCCCTTGACCAGAAAGCTGTCCCTGTCTCTGGTTTCCTCAACCTGGATAGCCACGTTTCTCAACGTCTCCCTGACCAGCCTTTCCCAAATTTTCCTGGACTGGACATGCTTTCCCTCTTTTCCAGACAGGGGAGAAGTATTGATGGAAAACTTCATGGCCACTGTGGGCTCGTCAACTGTGATTCTTTTCAAAGGCACAGGATTGTCTCTGGTGCAGATGGTATCACCAATATGTACGTTCTCGATACCTGAAATAACTGCAATGTCACCAGGCAGGACTTCATCGGTTTCCTTCAGCTCCAGGCCGATGTAGGTCTGCAGCTTGGTTACCCGCAGCAGATCCTGTCTCTCCCCCTGCCCCAGGCAGACAAGCTGGTCGCTTTGCCTGGCCCGGCCATTGAAAACTTTGCCCACAGCCAGCCTTCCCAGATAATCTGAATAACCCAGATCCGAGACCAGCATCTGAAAAGGTTTATCCGGATCATAGGCCGGGGCAGGAACCATCTCCAGGATGGAGTTGAAAAGAATGTCCAGGTTTTCACCTCTTTCCTCGAGAGAACCCTTGGCTATTCCCTGAACAGCAATGGCATAGATCACCGGAAAATCCAGCTGGTCCTCGGTGGCATCAAGATCAATGAACAGATCGTATATCTCATCCAGCACTTCAGCCACCCTGGCATCCTTGCGGTCGATCTTATTGATGAGCACAATGATTTTGAGCCCGGCCTCCATGGTCTTCTTCAAAACAAACCTGGTCTGGGGCAGGGGGCCTTCCGAGGCATCCACCAGCAGAACTGCTCCGTCGGCCATGGAAAGAGAGCGTTCCACTTCTCCGCCAAAGTCGGCGTGACCAGGGGTATCAATGATATTAATCTTGACTCCATTCCACATGACTGCACAATTTTTGGCTGCAATGGTGATGCCGCGTTCGCGCTCCAGGTCCATGGAATCCATGACCCTTTCTTCAACTTCCAGACCCTGACGAAACACTCCGCTCTGTTTAAACATTGCGTCCACCAGGGTGGTCTTTCCGTGGTCCACATGGGCTATTATGGCCACATTACGGACCAGTTCATTTCTTTCTGTTTTCTTCATAGTTATCCAACTGGCTAATAATTTCAGAACTTGTGGCATCCATGAGCGGACCATGCTCAAAGCCGGCCAGGTGCAGAATGCCGTGGA from Desulfonatronovibrio hydrogenovorans DSM 9292 includes:
- the typA gene encoding translational GTPase TypA, encoding MKKTERNELVRNVAIIAHVDHGKTTLVDAMFKQSGVFRQGLEVEERVMDSMDLERERGITIAAKNCAVMWNGVKINIIDTPGHADFGGEVERSLSMADGAVLLVDASEGPLPQTRFVLKKTMEAGLKIIVLINKIDRKDARVAEVLDEIYDLFIDLDATEDQLDFPVIYAIAVQGIAKGSLEERGENLDILFNSILEMVPAPAYDPDKPFQMLVSDLGYSDYLGRLAVGKVFNGRARQSDQLVCLGQGERQDLLRVTKLQTYIGLELKETDEVLPGDIAVISGIENVHIGDTICTRDNPVPLKRITVDEPTVAMKFSINTSPLSGKEGKHVQSRKIWERLVRETLRNVAIQVEETRDRDSFLVKGRGEFQMAILIETMRREGFELSVGRPEVIYKFEGGKKLEPMEHLFVDCDETFVGVVTEKLSLRKGRMINLVNHDTGRVRLEFSIPSRGLIGYRDEFLTDTKGTGIMNSYFSGYDEFRGDFPTRFMGSLVADRAGAAVPYALSNLKARGNLFISPGEPVYEGMIIGEHNRESDLNVNASKEKKLTNIRASGKDDAIVLPPVLPMTLERALHFIRADEMVEVTPKSIRLRKAELSASKRHSSRPRE
- a CDS encoding ATP-grasp domain-containing protein, giving the protein MFSDEEDVLFSDLKLEDDTNYFLYIGEIKTDALNQFVKENLARIHNKKFDYISILPDVMESYPHKNVLVINPLARSLYAQTSKKFSCRMSAGDFAGVVSYSSTVLELVRMLVRKQGRLYVHVFESLPELSFTRMPGVVLLGPGGQVASMWNNKLYQLQMLKDAVPVIDYKVCSGVGEMVQGTTSALAEWTEGVFVSQPYSAAGTNSFIVRSMSDLNSRLPLPQSTYFISRYVPHEHDPTVLGVVGNEDDVFIAAIADQEIEGGNMFRGSTFPSVLPYKDQLEIKEHTRMVGRVLGRSGYRGIFGCDYIVSNSGRIYFVEVNARKQGTTMEMCCTLENLLPQDAPTLMELEYFAVTENRLPENKMEIQEAISDLYWRTYNFKVDREVVTKYFLPADEDERELFRQVKRNGVEYKMIIMEHVGHGCPVKPGTFLGRVVAVSRKREILDREIKMGKQLLEESITSME
- a CDS encoding Slp family lipoprotein; protein product: MSQRFFYLLFLLLVCAVGCSPFSRQAMDEVQREIRFKHVLEDPGRFVGKTVILGGVIVEAIVKPGDTLIIVRQTELDFQKRPRDLDRSLGRFMIRHSGFMDPAIYGQGRELTVIGNISGQKEGLVGERTYVYPLIQVQHLRLWDMRKAVTSCYDSCGPGPFCQDRHFHPWSPHPWSPYCW
- a CDS encoding KamA family radical SAM protein, yielding MNRPKYINEISKVGQIPEKELEDLAPVMQKFEFRSNDYYLSLINWDDPNDPIKRIIIPCQEELDQWGKLDPSNEKKYSKMPGLQHKYLSTAVFLASDTCGGYCRYCFRKRLFIYPEQREVLTDYQAALDYVRSHPEINNVLITGGDGLMLSTARLEELISSLRTIKHVKIIRIGTKLLSYDPYRVINDPGLIKLVEEYSLPHKRIYFMLHFSHPREITQVSLEACNRLIKAGGILCNQTPMLRGVNDDPQVMGELFNQLSYMGIAPYYIFLCRPTVGNLTYAVPVEEAFHVFQTARGMCSGLGKRAKLAMSHAEGKIEVVAMTDENIIFRIHRAADPDDSGKVFICRRNPSAYWFDDYREILETIHHQDLGY
- a CDS encoding DsbA family protein yields the protein MKKILFFAFCIILGLGSKLNAGLQEDVLITNVLDRFQGIIVERGGDPEAISVKNMTLERKIRFELVVSGQVLPLYAVRMALFEPETGRKQLVDLIVDETGTVQLDGSFVDLGTGESLHQDALDELDRIEGDPGVGDLLFKGSGTAQVLFLSDPFCPYCRHAYTHLLDQKDWIDEFRIAHFPIDPDSGSMALTLLMMEYKDEDLYQDVVDFAYMMDRDQIIGNPDLDVISLFNQQFNVFTDSPEEVLFLLQTRHQDELARQMKIMRDMGLTGTPVVIINGMRINGFNRDRMERLLKQN
- a CDS encoding Slp family lipoprotein, with product MIRMMLVLMGLFLLLPSCAPVISGPVMKTVDQSVSFADLRQNISVMKGKTLVLGGRILNTVPLERETWVEILEHPLDIRQRPLTGDESGGRFLVFFPGFLDPSVYAPGRLVTVAGQVEGKEVRPLGEMEYVYPVIMAVEHHLWQISSLSRSPRLGIGVGGGSGGVGAGVGVGF